From Carya illinoinensis cultivar Pawnee chromosome 5, C.illinoinensisPawnee_v1, whole genome shotgun sequence, one genomic window encodes:
- the LOC122309998 gene encoding methionine S-methyltransferase: MGLTVEDFLNECQQSGDAAYAAFRSLLDRLENPTTRVDARIFLSLLQNRFASSPSKLAADQFFHSFHFRIDDILLDQYQGYQGRKKLTTMVIPSIFVPEDWSFTFYEGLNRHPDSIFKDKTVAELGCGNGWISIAIADKWLPSKVYGLDINPRAVKISWINLYLNALDEKGQPIYDAENKTLLDRVEFHESDLLSYCRDHGIQLERIVGCIPQILNPNPDAMSKMITENASEEFLHSLSNYCALQGFVEDQFGLGLIARAVEEGIAVIKPLGIMIFNMGGRPGQAVCKRLFERRGFRISKIWQTKVIQASDTDISALVEIEKNSPHRFEFFMGLSGDQPICARTAWAYGKAGGSISHALSVYSCQLRQPNQVKTIFEFLKNGFHEISSSLDLSFEDDSVADEKIPMLAYLATVLKESSVFPYEPPAGNKRFRDLIAGFMKTYHHIPLNADNVVIFPSRAVAIENSLRLFSPRLAIVDEHLTRHLPRQWLTSLAIEHTGSDNLSEDILTVIEAPRQSDLMIELIKKLKPQVVVTGMAQFEAVTSAAFEHLLGITREIGSRLFLDISDHFELSSLPGSSGVVKYLAGTQLPSHAAIICGLVKNQVYSDLEVAFIISEEEAIFKALSKTVELLQGITAPISQYYYGCLFHELLAFQLADRHALTKRESQKDNSMEMIGFASSAISVLNSSELSINEAKNTSLIYMDVDQSFLPLPSPVKAAIFESFARQNLAESEIDVNSSIRQYIKSNYGFPTDSGTELIYADSSLALFNKVVLCCIQEGGTLCFPAGSNGTYVSAAKFLKASIVNVPTKSGEGFKLTEKILSDVLETVNKPWIYISGPTINPTGLLYSNTEIECILSTCAKFGARVVIDTSFSGLEFDSESWGGWDLEGSLSKLNSSGSPSFGVSLLGGLSLKMLSGALKFGFLVLNQSHLVDTFYSFPGLCKPHSTVKYAIKKLLGLRERKSGDLLDALAERIRTLSHRSKRLKETLEKCGWDVLESSSGVSMVAKPSAYLNKIVKLKKSPKDGGSMENDATYEVKLDDKNIREAICWSTGLCINSSLWTGIPGYCRFTIALEESEFEWALERIVKFNDLINT; the protein is encoded by the exons ATGGGGCTTACTGTGGAGGACTTCTTGAACGAGTGCCAGCAGTCCGGTGATGCGGCCTACGCTGCCTTCCGATCCTTGCTCGATCGCCTCGAGAATCCCACCACCCGCGTTGACGCCCGCATCTTCCTCTCCCTTCTCCAGAATCGCTTCGCCTCCTCCCCTTCCAAACTCGCCGCCGATCAGTTCTTCCACTCTTTCCATTTTCGTATCGACGACATTCTCCTCGACCAATACCAAG GATACCAGGGTAGGAAGAAATTGACAACGATGGTGATCCCTAGCATATTTGTTCCCGAAGACTGGTCCTTCACTTTCTACGAAGGACTGAATAGACACCCAGACTCTATCTTCAAGGACAAGACGGTCGCTGAGCTTGGTTGTGGGAATGGATGGATATCCATTGCCATTGCTGACAAGTGGTTGCCCTCTaag GTGTATGGGCTTGATATTAATCCTAGAGCCGTCAAGATTTCATGGATAAACTTATACTTGAATGCCTTAGATGAGAAAGGCCAGCCCATATATGATGCAGAGAATAAAACTTTGCTTGACAGGGTGGAGTTTCATGAATCCGATCTACTCTCTTACTGTAGAGATCATGGCATTCAACTTGAACGAATTGTTGGATGCATACCTCAG ATTCTTAATCCAAATCCTGATGCAATGTCTAAGATGATTACAGAAAATGCGAGCGAGGAATTTCTGCATTCGCTGAGTAATTATTGTGCACTTCAG GGTTTTGTTGAGGACCAGTTTGGCTTAGGCCTAATTGCGAGGGCGGTTGAGGAAGGAATAGCTGTCATCAAACCTCTGGGGATCATGATCTTCAATATGGGAGGCCGTCCAGGACAAGCAGTTTGTAAACGCTTGTTTGAGCGCCGTGGTTTCCGTATCTCCAAGATTTGGCAGACTAAAGTTATTCAG GCATCGGATACAGATATTTCAGCCTTGGTTGAAATTGAGAAGAACAGTCCACACCGTTTTGAGTTCTTCATGGGGCTTTCTGGAGATCAGCCTATTTGTGCTCGAACAGCATGGGCCTATGGGAAGGCTGGGGGTAGCATTTCTCATGCATTATCAGTTTACAGTTGTCAGCTTCGTCAACCAAATCAG GTCAAGACAATTTTTGAGTTTCTTAAAAACGGCTTCCATGAGATCAGCAGTTCTTTAGATTTATCTTTTGAAGACGATTCTGTTGCTGATGAGAAGATTCCAATGCTGGCTTATCTTGCTACTGTCTTGAAAGAGAGTTCCGTTTTCCCCTACGAGCCACCGGCTGGAAACAAGCGATTCCGTGATCTCATTGCAGGCTTTATGAAAACATATCACCACATTCCACTTAATGCTGAT AACGTTGTCATCTTTCCTTCGAGGGCTGTGGCAATTGAGAATTCTCTTCGATTGTTCTCCCCCCGCCTTGCAATTGTTGATGAACATCTGACCCGACACCTACCTAGGCAATGGCTAACATCTTTGGCAATTGAG CATACAGGAAGTGATAACCTATCGGAGGATATACTTACAGTCATAGAAGCACCACGTCAGTCAGATTTGATGATAGAGCTGATTAAGAAGTTAAAGCCGCAGGTGGTGGTGACTGGGATGGCTCAATTTGAGGCTGTTACTAGTGCAGCTTTTGAGCACCTTTTAGGTATTACGAGAGAAATTGGATCTCGTCTTTTCTTAGACATATCTGATCATTTTGAGTTATCCAGTCTCCCAGGTTCCAGTGGGGTCGTAAAATATCTTGCAGGAACTCAGCTGCCCTCACATGCAGCAATTATATGCGGCCTGGTAAAAAATCAG GTTTATTCAGATCTGGAAGTAGCTTTCATCATTTCAGAAGAAGAGGCCATCTTTAAGGCATTATCCAAGACTGTAGAACTGCTACAGGGAATTACTGCACCAATTAGTCAATATTACTATGGTTGTCTTTTCCATGAGCTTCTGGCTTTCCAACTTGCTGACCGACATGCACTTACTAAg AGGGAAAGCCAAAAAGACAACTCAATGGAGATGATTGGCTTTGCCAGTTCAGCCATCTCAGTTCTAAATAGCTCAGAGTTGTCAATTAATGAGGCCAAGAACACATCCCTGATTTACATGGATGTTGATCAGAGCTTCTTGCCCTTGCCATCTCCTGTAAAGGCTGCAATCTTTGAAAGTTTTGCAAGACAGAACTTGGCCGAATCGGAAATAGATGTCAATTCTAGCATCAGACAGTACATCAAGAGCAATTATGGGTTTCCAACTGATAGTGGCACAGAATTGATATATGCTGACAGCTCGCTGGCTCTGTTTAATAAGGTGGTCCTATGCTGCATCCAAGAAGGTGGAACTTTGTGCTTCCCAGCTGGCTCAAATGGGACCTATGTGTCTgctgctaaatttttaaaagcaAGCATTGTAAATGTCCCTACCAAGTCTGGAGAAGGTTTTAAGCTGACAGAGAAGATACTTTCTGATGTACTTGAGACTGTGAATAAGCCGTGGATATACATTTCTGGTCCAACAATTAACCCAACTGGTTTGCTTTACAGCAACACAGAGATAGAATGTATTTTATCCACTTGTGCTAAATTTGGGGCACGAGTTGTGATCGATACATCATTTTCAGGTTTGGAATTTGACTCTGAGAGTTGGGGGGGCTGGGATTTAGAAGGGAGCTTGTCAAAGCTCAATTCTTCTGGAAGCCCATCTTTTGGGGTCTCACTTCTTGGAGGGCTGTCTCTTAAGATGCTGAGTGGAGCGCTCAAATTTGGGTTCCTGGTTCTAAACCAATCTCACTTAGTTGACACATTTTATAGCTTTCCTGGATTATGCAAACCCCATAGCACTGTTAAGTACGCTATAAAGAAGCTGTTGGGTTTGAGAGAGCGGAAATCAGGAGACCTATTGGATGCTCTTGCTGAACGGATAAGGACTTTGAGTCATAGATCAAAACGTTTAAAGGAG ACACTTGAGAAGTGTGGGTGGGATGTGCTTGAATCCAGCTCCGGTGTTTCCATGGTAGCCAAGCCCTCTGCCTATCTCAACAAGATTGTGAAGCTCAAGAAGTCACCTAAAGATGGAGGCAGCATGGAAAATGATGCGACTTATGAAGTCAAGCTCGATGACAAAAATATAAGGGAAGCTATTTGTTGGTCCACGGGTTTATGCATCAACAGTAGCTTATGGACTGGAATTCCTGGCTACTGCCGGTTCACGATTGCTTTAGAAGAAAGTGAATTTGAATGGGCGTTGGAACGCATTGTTAAATTCAACGACCTCATCAATACCTGA